The Zobellia alginiliquefaciens genome contains a region encoding:
- a CDS encoding GTP cyclohydrolase — protein MVTLKEAISKDELKAFVKFPFSLYKDSAYWVPPLIADEMATFDKDQNPAFKNASGWFFLAYKDNKLVGRVVAIVNHLEVNNQNVRKMRFGWFDFIDDPEVSETLLNKVAEIGAAHNLQFMEGPVGFSNLDKVGVLTDGFDQPGSMVTWYNHAYYINHYERLGFVKEKGYVENKFPASNADPALFTKLNGLVKRRYGLREINFKKTSEVLPLVDQMFDLFNQTYSKLSSFVPITDVQKEYFKKKYITFIDPEYIKFIVDKNDNLIAFAIVMPSFSRALQKAKGKLFPFGFLHLLKAKKYNKDAVFYLIGIHPDYQNKGVTAIIFNEYYKTFNKRGIEMCYRTPELEDNIAIRQMWKHFDPKIYKRRCTYKKSL, from the coding sequence ATGGTCACCCTAAAAGAAGCGATTTCAAAAGACGAACTCAAAGCGTTCGTTAAATTTCCATTTTCGCTTTATAAAGATTCTGCTTATTGGGTACCGCCTTTAATTGCGGATGAGATGGCCACTTTTGACAAAGACCAAAACCCTGCATTTAAAAATGCCAGCGGATGGTTTTTTCTGGCATATAAAGACAATAAACTCGTGGGTAGAGTTGTGGCTATTGTCAATCACCTAGAGGTTAATAACCAAAACGTAAGGAAAATGCGATTTGGTTGGTTCGATTTTATTGATGACCCTGAAGTCTCAGAAACACTTCTTAACAAAGTTGCAGAAATAGGTGCAGCGCACAACCTGCAGTTTATGGAGGGACCTGTGGGCTTTTCTAACCTTGACAAGGTTGGTGTGCTTACAGATGGTTTTGACCAACCAGGTAGCATGGTAACTTGGTATAATCACGCATATTACATTAACCATTATGAGCGTTTAGGGTTTGTAAAGGAAAAAGGGTACGTAGAAAATAAGTTTCCGGCCAGTAATGCAGACCCTGCTCTATTCACCAAATTAAACGGGTTAGTAAAACGACGCTATGGTCTTCGCGAAATTAATTTTAAAAAAACTAGCGAAGTACTACCGCTAGTTGATCAAATGTTTGACCTGTTTAATCAAACATACTCCAAACTCTCATCGTTTGTACCGATTACGGATGTTCAAAAGGAATACTTTAAAAAGAAATACATAACATTTATAGATCCAGAATACATTAAGTTCATTGTGGACAAGAACGATAACCTTATTGCATTCGCCATAGTAATGCCATCTTTTTCCAGAGCTTTACAAAAAGCAAAAGGGAAGTTGTTCCCATTTGGGTTTCTGCACTTGCTAAAGGCTAAGAAATACAATAAGGATGCAGTATTCTATTTAATCGGTATCCATCCTGATTACCAAAATAAGGGTGTAACAGCTATCATCTTCAACGAGTATTACAAAACATTTAATAAAAGGGGAATTGAAATGTGCTACCGCACCCCTGAACTTGAAGACAATATTGCTATCCGCCAAATGTGGAAGCATTTTGATCCAAAAATATACAAACGGCGCTGCACCTATAAAAAGAGCTTATAG
- a CDS encoding transporter, which produces MKKYLLSLFFTLPLIGSAQYTDVINSNRPGLSVSAYAVGRNVLQVEAGLLYEQRDHTLLDTKSNIWGSDISLRYGLLFEQLEINYEGTYVNQDITYNSLGTSESFTDFSRNRVGLKYLIYDRYKDPERNKPNLYSWKANYGFKFKNLIPSVSLYGGATFNLGENPFYVGDPTVSYRGMVATQSRLTPRFVLITNIAYDRITTDYPELSYLISISHAFRNPKWSAFIENQGIQSDRYSDALIRGGIAHLLTDDLQVDFNLGASFKNTPSRIFITAGGSYRFDFHKDKLKAIDEQSAGENGGPIKKNAMKKKEKEERKKQKNGSGAEDIDLGPSKKELKKLKKAERKRKKNEERGSGAIDF; this is translated from the coding sequence ATGAAAAAATATCTTTTATCCTTATTTTTCACGCTTCCATTAATTGGATCCGCTCAGTATACTGATGTTATAAATTCTAACCGACCAGGTTTGTCGGTCAGTGCTTATGCGGTGGGTAGAAATGTGTTGCAAGTAGAAGCCGGACTTCTCTATGAACAGCGCGATCACACGCTTTTAGATACTAAAAGCAATATTTGGGGCTCGGATATCTCTTTACGTTATGGTTTACTTTTTGAGCAACTAGAAATAAATTACGAGGGAACTTACGTAAACCAAGATATAACGTATAACAGTTTAGGTACTTCTGAGAGTTTTACAGATTTCTCTAGAAACCGGGTAGGTCTTAAATACTTAATTTATGACCGCTATAAAGACCCAGAACGAAACAAGCCCAATCTATATAGCTGGAAGGCCAATTACGGGTTCAAATTTAAAAATTTAATTCCATCCGTCTCTCTTTACGGTGGGGCTACTTTTAATCTAGGTGAGAATCCTTTTTATGTGGGCGACCCTACGGTTTCATACCGTGGAATGGTAGCCACACAAAGTAGACTAACACCACGGTTTGTTCTTATTACGAATATAGCATACGACCGGATTACGACAGATTATCCTGAATTGAGTTATTTGATTTCCATATCACATGCTTTCCGAAACCCTAAATGGAGCGCTTTTATAGAAAACCAAGGTATACAAAGTGACCGCTACTCAGATGCATTGATTCGTGGTGGTATAGCGCATTTGTTGACTGACGATTTGCAAGTTGATTTTAATCTAGGTGCTAGTTTTAAAAACACACCTTCTCGGATTTTCATAACTGCAGGCGGATCTTACCGATTTGATTTTCATAAAGATAAGTTGAAAGCGATAGATGAGCAGAGTGCAGGTGAAAATGGCGGTCCAATTAAAAAGAACGCTATGAAAAAGAAAGAAAAAGAAGAACGGAAAAAACAAAAAAACGGCAGTGGCGCCGAGGATATAGATTTAGGGCCTTCTAAAAAAGAATTGAAAAAACTTAAGAAAGCAGAGCGAAAGAGAAAGAAAAATGAAGAACGTGGTAGCGGAGCTATAGATTTCTAA
- a CDS encoding DUF4834 family protein, translating into MAFLKTILIIVLIYYLFKILVKMFAPKIFGYAARKTQEHFNEKFGDFAQQNNAQRQHEQVGDVIIDKKPSRKTSSNNKVGDYIDFEEID; encoded by the coding sequence ATGGCATTTTTAAAGACAATCTTAATTATTGTATTGATCTATTACCTTTTTAAGATATTGGTAAAGATGTTTGCGCCTAAGATTTTTGGGTATGCTGCTCGTAAGACACAAGAGCACTTCAATGAAAAGTTTGGTGATTTTGCTCAGCAGAACAATGCTCAGAGACAACACGAGCAAGTAGGTGATGTAATAATTGATAAGAAACCTTCTAGAAAGACCTCTTCAAATAATAAAGTTGGGGATTATATCGATTTTGAAGAAATCGATTAA